A portion of the Francisella uliginis genome contains these proteins:
- a CDS encoding FAD-binding and (Fe-S)-binding domain-containing protein: MLQQFKSKISDFLSSDQIVENELLRYAYSTDASLYRMVPEIVLIVSNEQEVIQLINLASQHDIKLTFRTAGTSLSGQAVTDEVLVILASDSWLDYKILDDGKKIKLQPSIIGAEVNKYLKIYDRKIGPDPGSINTAKIGGIIANNSSGMCCGTAKNSYATLDSMRVVFADGEVLDTSDQSSIANFKNNRSDFINSILNIRQQIVSNPELVEFITKKFSIKNTSGYSLNAFLDFEDPIKIIERLIIGSEGTLGFVSTVTLNTVPEYKQKALNLIYGQLDELIELTTKIAPLNPSSVELLDYLSLKSVSDVADLQPFLIPLEDENIAAIMVELAEENSQTLESKLIKVDSYIEQTDIIHQVGFRKDESEIQTLWKTRNGVLPTVAGQRPDGTSVLIEDIAVNILDLANLIKDVKKMFIEYNYSNAAIFGHVLAGNIHFVLTPNFNNENEVLEYDKFMHELTLLVAKKYNGSLKAEHGSGRNISPFAIVEWGEKCWDIMWQIKSLFDPKNILNPDVKLTKDKDLHKKNLKELNNLDNQIDKCMECGFCEPVCPSRNLSLTPRQRNTVARKIKTLQGKQKEQWLKDYQYYGVETCATTSLCKTRCPVDIDTGAFILSKKERVDDLVNHAREINTAKQKVKLGNLVGNILGRSNLQKMTQHLHSKFKSIPIYLETMPQVQKSKFTNSQESSREKVLLLPSCPNRIFAADKNYQKYPSQIILEELGFDVDYPNKVDKQCCGQMYHSKANYKQQQASQNLLQRSINLEIYNYVVTDNSSCANFAKDQNIEISNINNLILTNLDRLNLKKKFKKIALHIDCSTRKQNIDDKYIKALSKCCDELVVPERIYCCGFAGDKGFTTPELNKASLRSLNNQIKDCDIGVSFNRSCQIGLSYHGRVKYISFTELLVECLEDRSLAY, from the coding sequence ATGTTACAACAATTTAAATCTAAAATTAGTGACTTCTTAAGTAGTGATCAAATAGTTGAAAATGAACTCCTGAGGTATGCATATTCTACTGATGCCAGTCTTTATAGAATGGTTCCAGAAATTGTTCTAATTGTTTCAAATGAGCAAGAGGTTATTCAACTTATAAACCTAGCTAGTCAGCATGATATTAAGCTGACTTTTAGAACAGCAGGTACAAGTCTTTCTGGTCAGGCAGTAACAGATGAGGTGTTAGTTATTTTAGCATCTGACTCATGGTTGGATTATAAAATTTTAGACGACGGTAAAAAAATCAAACTACAACCAAGTATTATTGGAGCAGAAGTAAACAAGTATCTTAAGATCTATGATAGAAAAATTGGTCCAGATCCAGGATCAATTAATACGGCTAAAATCGGCGGCATTATAGCAAATAACTCAAGTGGTATGTGTTGTGGTACTGCTAAGAATTCATATGCTACTTTAGATTCTATGCGAGTTGTTTTTGCTGATGGAGAAGTTCTTGATACTTCAGATCAGAGTAGTATTGCTAACTTTAAAAATAATAGAAGTGATTTTATAAACTCAATTTTAAATATTCGCCAACAAATTGTAAGTAATCCAGAATTGGTTGAATTTATAACAAAAAAATTCTCTATTAAGAATACTAGTGGTTATAGCTTAAATGCATTTTTAGATTTTGAAGATCCTATAAAAATTATTGAACGGCTAATAATAGGTTCAGAAGGAACTCTAGGTTTTGTCAGTACTGTCACACTAAATACAGTTCCAGAATATAAACAAAAGGCTTTAAATCTTATTTATGGACAACTTGATGAGCTTATAGAGTTAACAACAAAGATAGCTCCGCTTAACCCCTCATCAGTTGAGCTTTTAGACTATTTGTCGTTGAAATCAGTTTCAGATGTTGCAGATTTACAACCATTTTTGATACCTTTAGAAGATGAGAATATAGCAGCGATTATGGTCGAGCTTGCTGAAGAAAATTCCCAAACCTTAGAATCAAAACTGATCAAAGTAGATAGCTATATAGAGCAGACAGATATCATTCATCAAGTAGGTTTTAGAAAAGATGAGAGTGAAATACAAACTTTATGGAAAACTAGAAATGGAGTATTACCAACAGTTGCAGGGCAAAGGCCTGATGGAACTAGTGTTTTAATTGAGGATATTGCGGTAAATATTTTAGATCTTGCAAATCTTATCAAAGATGTGAAAAAAATGTTTATAGAATATAATTACTCTAACGCGGCTATTTTCGGTCATGTTTTAGCTGGTAATATTCATTTTGTTCTTACTCCTAATTTTAATAATGAAAATGAAGTTCTAGAATACGATAAGTTTATGCATGAGCTGACCTTATTAGTAGCTAAAAAATACAATGGTTCACTAAAGGCAGAACATGGTAGTGGTAGAAACATTTCACCATTTGCAATAGTTGAATGGGGTGAAAAATGCTGGGATATTATGTGGCAAATAAAAAGCTTATTTGATCCAAAAAATATCCTTAATCCAGATGTTAAGTTGACAAAGGACAAAGATCTACATAAAAAGAATCTTAAAGAGTTAAATAATTTAGATAATCAGATTGATAAATGTATGGAATGTGGCTTTTGTGAACCTGTATGTCCGTCACGTAATTTAAGCCTAACTCCAAGACAAAGAAATACTGTGGCAAGAAAAATAAAAACATTGCAAGGTAAACAAAAAGAACAATGGCTAAAAGATTATCAATATTACGGTGTTGAGACTTGTGCAACAACGAGTCTTTGTAAAACTCGCTGTCCAGTAGATATTGACACAGGAGCATTTATACTTAGTAAAAAAGAAAGAGTTGATGATTTAGTCAATCATGCTAGAGAAATAAATACAGCAAAACAAAAGGTTAAATTAGGTAATTTAGTAGGAAATATCTTAGGTAGAAGTAATTTGCAAAAAATGACTCAACATCTTCATAGTAAGTTTAAATCTATTCCTATATATTTAGAGACTATGCCTCAAGTCCAAAAATCTAAATTTACTAATTCACAAGAGTCAAGTAGAGAAAAAGTTTTATTATTACCATCATGTCCAAATAGAATTTTTGCAGCAGATAAAAACTATCAGAAATATCCTAGTCAAATAATTTTAGAAGAGCTTGGTTTTGATGTTGATTATCCTAATAAGGTAGACAAACAATGTTGTGGTCAAATGTATCATTCAAAAGCAAACTATAAACAACAGCAAGCATCACAAAATCTTTTGCAGAGGAGTATAAATCTTGAAATTTATAATTATGTCGTAACAGATAACAGCTCTTGTGCAAATTTTGCTAAGGATCAAAATATTGAGATATCAAATATTAATAATCTAATTTTAACTAATTTAGATAGATTAAACTTAAAGAAGAAATTTAAAAAAATAGCTCTGCATATAGATTGCTCAACTAGGAAGCAAAATATAGATGATAAATATATCAAAGCTTTGAGTAAGTGTTGTGATGAGCTCGTTGTTCCTGAAAGAATATATTGCTGTGGTTTCGCCGGAGATAAAGGGTTTACAACTCCTGAGTTAAATAAGGCTAGTTTAAGATCATTAAATAATCAGATAAAAGATTGTGATATAGGAGTTAGCTTTAATAGAAGCTGTCAGATAGGGTTATCTTACCATGGAAGAGTAAAATATATTTCTTTTACAGAATTACTGGTAGAATGCTTGGAAGATAGAAGCTTGGCTTATTAA
- a CDS encoding type 4a pilus biogenesis protein PilO — MKERIEKFFLSNKYSKLIIDTPLKIKLPVMIVVLIVFIFCFYLMLVSPVLLEEQRAQSQIKSMEARIPKLVRKQKDLAALKNEVKILEHHNAEERFSIPERHSVPIFLSTLNEAISGSGMTVIDLSPAGVEKNKYLDLYALNFKAKLSGNFSQMIKLFVALIDMKDIAVITNINIKKESDTKLLIELNLQTYSRQGVGA; from the coding sequence ATGAAGGAAAGAATAGAAAAGTTTTTTTTATCTAATAAATATTCAAAGTTGATTATAGATACTCCTTTGAAAATTAAACTTCCTGTAATGATAGTTGTGTTAATTGTATTCATATTTTGCTTCTATCTGATGCTTGTAAGTCCTGTTTTATTAGAAGAACAAAGAGCTCAATCTCAGATTAAGTCTATGGAGGCAAGAATTCCTAAGCTTGTAAGAAAGCAAAAAGATTTAGCAGCACTTAAAAATGAGGTTAAAATACTAGAACATCATAATGCTGAGGAAAGATTTAGTATTCCAGAGCGTCATTCTGTACCAATATTCTTATCAACTCTTAACGAAGCTATTAGTGGCTCTGGAATGACTGTTATAGATTTATCTCCAGCAGGTGTTGAAAAAAACAAATATTTAGACTTATATGCATTAAATTTTAAAGCAAAATTGAGTGGTAATTTTTCTCAAATGATTAAGCTTTTTGTCGCTTTAATTGATATGAAGGATATTGCTGTCATTACTAATATTAATATTAAAAAAGAGTCTGATACTAAGTTGCTTATAGAGCTAAATTTGCAGACCTATTCACGTCAAGGTGTGGGGGCTTAG
- a CDS encoding PilN domain-containing protein translates to MRDLNFIRGRWRRKQLIYIVTDFAFMGFVAFVLMFSISIIFSWSSDEDIRVKNYLQTQISKLNKQASEYKTVKEQRDELLDISSDLANIKASQYYILLGIEKISRAVTDQLYITNMNYVTSSDILILNGEVRDLKLLSVFMKNLEIEFRVKKVELKSLGSEKNGQRSFSLEFKFGEDNAFKGDSVR, encoded by the coding sequence ATGCGAGATCTAAATTTTATAAGAGGGCGTTGGAGAAGGAAGCAGCTTATATATATAGTTACAGATTTTGCATTTATGGGGTTTGTTGCCTTTGTGTTGATGTTTTCAATTTCTATAATTTTCTCATGGTCAAGTGATGAGGATATAAGAGTAAAAAACTATTTACAAACACAGATCTCAAAACTAAATAAGCAAGCATCTGAATATAAAACAGTTAAAGAGCAAAGAGATGAACTTCTCGATATTTCTTCAGATTTAGCAAATATTAAAGCCAGTCAATATTATATTTTATTAGGGATAGAAAAAATATCACGAGCGGTTACCGACCAGTTATATATTACAAATATGAATTATGTTACAAGCTCAGATATTTTAATTTTAAATGGTGAGGTAAGAGATCTTAAATTGCTATCAGTATTTATGAAAAATTTGGAAATTGAGTTTCGAGTTAAAAAAGTTGAACTTAAGAGCTTAGGTTCTGAGAAAAATGGTCAAAGAAGTTTTTCTTTAGAGTTTAAATTTGGTGAAGATAATGCATTTAAGGGAGATAGTGTTAGATGA
- a CDS encoding pilus assembly protein PilP, whose protein sequence is MVRFSFLLFIVALFLGSFSLSFASYESRIKQIDQLIQNKMRTIKSSEKLEIPEYKGDTLTFERLSKIRNLFDINHGLPFEKKKKTQTKKKKVVKLKPIVIPPQLQKIMTTKPTNLQQYPISSFRFEGVVYQNDQKWGVVENPQEKKPIYLKAGELIGRNYGQIENVTKEGILVGEWKKNTSKRVWEKTQVVIH, encoded by the coding sequence ATGGTTAGATTTAGTTTTTTATTATTTATAGTAGCTCTTTTTTTAGGATCATTTAGTTTAAGTTTTGCTAGTTATGAATCTAGGATTAAACAGATTGATCAACTAATTCAAAATAAAATGAGAACTATAAAAAGCTCAGAAAAGTTAGAGATCCCTGAGTACAAGGGTGATACATTAACGTTTGAAAGACTTTCAAAAATAAGAAATTTATTTGATATAAATCATGGTTTGCCTTTTGAAAAAAAGAAAAAGACTCAAACAAAAAAGAAGAAGGTCGTAAAATTAAAGCCAATAGTTATTCCTCCTCAATTACAAAAAATCATGACAACTAAGCCTACAAATTTACAGCAATATCCAATAAGCTCTTTTAGATTTGAAGGTGTGGTATATCAAAATGATCAAAAATGGGGAGTTGTTGAAAATCCTCAAGAGAAAAAGCCTATCTACCTAAAAGCGGGTGAATTAATTGGTAGGAACTATGGACAAATCGAAAATGTTACGAAAGAAGGCATTTTGGTGGGTGAATGGAAGAAAAATACAAGCAAAAGAGTTTGGGAAAAGACTCAAGTAGTTATACATTAA
- a CDS encoding type IV pili: MISLLIEKKRRQAQRTVLGIEFDTASLAAVKLDKNSSSYSLVSYYSDIFPPEAYFEDQLTSDYVGGAIAETIAVNKLGRFTKLGFTSYNDIDVIKEEIVCDKKALEVIEKQGAIFYIVEHFLKRKYPDNYMEVAFDYYDDIDEKGLLTIYYISDVDKINQLRDIAAKAKKPLSVCTLDKLAIASFVKELFLSEISDNKGDNVFLGLYTDKLSICSFSSDGEFKSYETIKIFDTKMSDANYIDEAIQLLLRFMDFMSLDMAGNDFDYFDNAENTNVYIYGLKQNFESIFESIKDLSQKQCQILNPFVNINHSSFDTIDQPYRYVIPVAIAMREAL, encoded by the coding sequence ATGATATCGTTATTAATTGAGAAAAAGCGAAGACAAGCACAAAGGACAGTTCTAGGTATTGAGTTTGATACTGCGTCATTAGCAGCTGTAAAACTTGATAAAAATTCTAGTAGCTACTCATTAGTAAGCTATTATAGCGATATTTTTCCTCCTGAGGCATATTTTGAAGATCAATTGACATCTGATTATGTTGGAGGAGCTATTGCTGAAACTATAGCTGTCAATAAGTTAGGGCGCTTTACAAAACTTGGCTTTACTAGCTATAACGATATAGATGTTATAAAAGAAGAAATCGTATGTGATAAGAAAGCATTAGAAGTTATAGAAAAACAAGGAGCTATATTTTATATTGTTGAGCATTTTTTGAAGAGAAAATATCCAGATAACTATATGGAAGTTGCTTTTGACTATTATGATGATATTGATGAAAAAGGCCTTCTGACTATATATTATATTTCAGATGTTGATAAAATTAATCAGCTAAGAGATATAGCTGCTAAGGCTAAGAAACCTCTATCAGTATGTACATTAGATAAATTAGCAATTGCTAGCTTTGTAAAAGAACTCTTTCTTTCTGAGATTTCAGATAATAAAGGAGACAATGTCTTTCTAGGATTGTATACAGATAAGCTATCAATATGTAGTTTTTCTTCTGATGGTGAATTTAAAAGCTATGAAACAATAAAAATTTTTGATACTAAAATGTCTGATGCCAACTATATTGATGAGGCTATTCAACTTTTATTAAGATTTATGGATTTTATGTCTTTAGATATGGCTGGTAATGATTTTGATTATTTTGATAATGCTGAAAATACAAATGTTTATATCTATGGTCTTAAACAAAATTTTGAGAGTATTTTTGAGTCAATAAAAGACCTGTCACAAAAGCAGTGTCAAATATTAAATCCATTTGTCAATATTAATCATAGTAGCTTTGATACAATAGATCAGCCATATCGCTATGTAATTCCTGTAGCTATAGCTATGAGGGAGGCTTTATAA
- the adk gene encoding adenylate kinase produces MRIILLGAPGAGKGTQAKIIEQKYNIAHISTGDMIRETIKSGSEIGNELKKVLDAGQLVSDEFIIEIVKDRISKDDCKNGFLLDGVPRTIAQAEQLDKLGINIDYIVEVDVANELLIERITGRRVHPASGRTYHIKFNPPKVADKDDVTGEALITRTDDNEDTVRERLSVYHQQTAKLVDFYRNFSSNNTKTPKYIKVNGDQAVEKVSQDIFNNID; encoded by the coding sequence ATGCGTATAATACTTCTAGGAGCTCCTGGAGCAGGTAAAGGAACTCAAGCAAAAATAATTGAACAAAAATATAATATCGCTCATATTTCTACTGGTGATATGATTAGAGAAACTATTAAATCAGGTAGTGAAATTGGTAATGAACTAAAAAAAGTTCTAGATGCTGGCCAATTAGTTTCAGATGAGTTTATTATAGAAATTGTTAAAGATAGAATATCTAAAGATGACTGTAAGAATGGTTTCTTACTTGATGGTGTACCTAGAACTATAGCTCAAGCTGAACAGTTAGATAAGCTAGGTATAAATATCGACTATATAGTTGAGGTTGACGTTGCTAATGAGCTTCTAATAGAAAGAATTACAGGTAGAAGAGTTCATCCAGCATCAGGTAGAACTTATCATATCAAATTTAACCCTCCTAAAGTTGCTGATAAAGATGATGTAACAGGAGAAGCTTTAATAACTCGTACAGATGATAATGAAGATACTGTAAGAGAAAGACTTTCTGTATATCATCAACAAACAGCTAAACTAGTTGATTTCTATAGAAATTTCTCTTCAAACAACACTAAGACTCCAAAATACATTAAAGTTAATGGCGATCAAGCTGTTGAGAAAGTATCTCAAGATATTTTTAATAATATAGATTAA